The Sphingomonas sp. KR3-1 genome contains a region encoding:
- a CDS encoding M23 family metallopeptidase translates to MGLAARLPASILGFLLLASPLLPAAAPTLAPAQAAPIPTAPNVAGPFLFQGQFIQGGAVIGTAPKGTSMLVLDGESVPLTSDRRFLIAFDRDHGPAATLVATLDNGTQARQQLVIAPRAWDISRLDTLPKYPVPRPEFDRLRPAELAQINAARKLQTDAAGWRQMPFFWPVVGRISTLFGSQRIYRGEPGSYHSGIDIARPSGTVVLAPADGVVILAAARPFTLEGNLLMIDHGMGLNSAFMHLSRIDVKLGEHVRRGQPIGAVGMTGRATGPHLHWSLKWRDARIDPLLVAGSMPVAD, encoded by the coding sequence ATGGGACTCGCTGCCCGGCTGCCCGCCTCGATCCTCGGCTTCCTCCTGCTCGCCAGCCCGTTGCTGCCCGCTGCCGCGCCCACGCTGGCGCCGGCGCAGGCGGCGCCGATCCCCACCGCCCCCAACGTCGCCGGCCCCTTCCTCTTCCAGGGCCAGTTCATCCAGGGCGGCGCGGTGATCGGCACCGCGCCCAAGGGCACGAGCATGCTCGTGCTCGACGGCGAGTCCGTGCCGCTCACCTCCGATCGGCGCTTCCTGATCGCCTTCGATCGCGATCACGGCCCCGCGGCGACGCTGGTCGCCACGCTCGACAACGGCACCCAGGCCCGCCAGCAACTGGTGATCGCCCCGCGTGCCTGGGACATCTCCCGGCTCGACACGCTGCCCAAATATCCGGTGCCGCGCCCCGAGTTCGATCGCCTGCGCCCCGCCGAGCTCGCCCAGATCAATGCTGCGCGGAAATTGCAGACTGATGCGGCAGGTTGGCGGCAGATGCCGTTTTTCTGGCCGGTTGTCGGGCGGATTTCCACGCTTTTCGGCTCGCAGCGCATCTATCGCGGCGAGCCCGGATCCTATCATTCGGGGATCGACATCGCCCGGCCCAGCGGCACGGTGGTGCTGGCGCCGGCGGACGGGGTGGTGATCCTCGCCGCGGCCCGGCCCTTCACGCTCGAGGGCAATCTGCTGATGATCGATCACGGCATGGGATTGAACAGCGCTTTCATGCACTTGTCGCGGATCGACGTGAAGCTCGGAGAGCATGTGCGGCGCGGCCAGCCGATCGGCGCGGTGGGCATGACCGGGCGCGCGACCGGGCCGCATCTGCACTGGAGTCTCAAGTGGCGCGACGCGCGGATCGATCCGTTGCTCGTCGCGGGGTCGATGCCGGTTGCCGATTGA
- the purD gene encoding phosphoribosylamine--glycine ligase, whose amino-acid sequence MNVLLLGSGGREHALAWKLAQSPLLERLYAAPGNPGIAEHAEIVDIAVGDHRAIIDFCLRHSIGFVVIGPEAPLVAGLGDNLRTMGIAVFGPNKLPAQLEGSKGFTKDLCAREKIPTAGYVRCESRDGALASLEDFGLPVVIKADGLAAGKGVTVAFTHEEAEGAVRAIFAEPGASVVIEEFLEGEEASLFVLTDGEAFVAFGSAQDHKRVGDGDTGPNTGGMGAYSPAPVLTPELEAQAIDEIVRPTIEALARMGAPYSGVLYAGLMLTPAGPKLIEYNARFGDPECQVLMLRFEGDLLALMLAVAKGELASQPAPVFADKTALTVVMAANGYPGTPETGGAIRGIDAAEATGAKVFHAGTRMDGDTLVSSGGRVLNVTALGDTVRAAQAAAYEAVDAIDFPTGFCRRDIGWREVAREG is encoded by the coding sequence ATGAATGTCCTATTGCTTGGCTCGGGCGGCCGCGAACATGCTCTGGCATGGAAGCTCGCACAATCGCCGCTGCTCGAACGGCTCTACGCCGCGCCGGGCAATCCGGGAATAGCCGAGCATGCCGAAATCGTGGACATCGCCGTGGGCGACCACCGCGCGATCATCGATTTCTGCCTGCGCCACTCGATCGGCTTCGTCGTGATCGGGCCCGAAGCGCCGCTGGTCGCCGGGCTGGGCGACAACCTCCGCACCATGGGTATCGCCGTGTTCGGGCCGAACAAGCTGCCGGCCCAGCTCGAAGGATCGAAGGGCTTCACCAAGGACCTGTGCGCGCGCGAGAAGATCCCGACCGCGGGCTATGTGCGCTGCGAGAGCCGCGACGGCGCGCTCGCCAGCCTCGAGGATTTCGGGCTGCCGGTGGTGATCAAGGCCGATGGCCTGGCCGCAGGCAAGGGCGTCACCGTCGCCTTCACCCATGAGGAGGCCGAGGGCGCGGTGCGCGCGATCTTCGCCGAGCCCGGCGCGAGCGTGGTGATCGAGGAATTCCTCGAGGGCGAGGAAGCCAGCCTGTTCGTGCTGACCGATGGCGAGGCGTTCGTCGCGTTCGGATCGGCGCAGGACCACAAGCGCGTCGGCGACGGCGATACCGGGCCCAATACCGGCGGCATGGGCGCCTATAGCCCCGCGCCGGTGCTCACCCCCGAACTCGAGGCCCAGGCGATCGACGAGATCGTCCGCCCGACGATCGAGGCGCTGGCGCGGATGGGCGCCCCCTATTCGGGCGTGCTCTATGCCGGGCTGATGCTGACGCCGGCCGGCCCCAAGCTGATCGAGTACAACGCGCGCTTCGGCGATCCCGAATGCCAGGTGCTGATGCTGCGCTTCGAGGGCGACCTGCTCGCGCTGATGCTCGCCGTGGCGAAGGGCGAGCTGGCGAGCCAGCCGGCGCCGGTGTTCGCGGACAAGACCGCGCTCACCGTGGTGATGGCCGCCAACGGCTATCCCGGCACGCCCGAGACCGGCGGCGCGATCCGCGGCATCGATGCGGCCGAGGCGACCGGCGCCAAGGTGTTCCATGCAGGCACGCGGATGGACGGCGACACGCTGGTGTCGAGCGGCGGGCGCGTGCTCAACGTGACGGCGCTGGGCGATACGGTGCGCGCGGCGCAGGCCGCCGCGTACGAGGCGGTGGATGCGATCGACTTCCCGACCGGCTTTTGCCGCCGCGACATCGGCTGGCGCGAGGTCGCCCGCGAGGGCTAG
- the clpB gene encoding ATP-dependent chaperone ClpB, with amino-acid sequence MNLEKFTDRAKGFLQSAQTVAIRMSHQRISPEHILKALLEDEQGMASGLIQKAGGDAKRALSETDLALSKIPAVSGGGAQQTPGLDNDTVRVLDQAEQIAGKAGDSFVAVERLLVALALSLNTAAGKALQAAGAKPEALNAAINQLRGGRTADTAGAEDRYDALKKFARDLTEAARAGKLDPVIGRDEEIRRTIQILARRTKNNPVLIGEPGVGKTAIAEGLALRIANGDVPDNLKNRTLMSLDMGSLIAGAKYRGEFEERLKGVLDEVKAGEGDIILFIDEMHQLIGAGKTEGAMDAGNLLKPALARGELHCIGATTLDEYRKYVEKDPALQRRFQPVFVGEPTVEDTISILRGLKEKYELHHGVRITDAALVSAATLSNRYITDRFLPDKAIDLMDEAASRIRMEVESKPEEIENLDRRIIQLKIEREALKKETDEASRDRLANLEEDLANLEQQSAELTGRWQAEKDKIAGESRLKEQLEAAKIELEQAQRGGDLAKMSELSYGTIPALTKQLEEAQSTTKGAMLREEVTSEDIAAVVARWTGIPVDKMLEGEREKLLAMEEVLGKRVIGQADAVKAVSTAVRRSRAGLQDPNRPLGSFLFLGPTGVGKTELTKALAEFLFDDSNAMVRIDMSEFMEKHSVARLLGAPPGYVGYEEGGVLTEAVRRRPYQVVLFDEVEKAHGDVFNVLLQVLDDGRLTDGQGRTVDFSNTIVILTSNLGSQFLTNLGEGQSVDSVEPQVMEIVRAHFRPEFLNRLDEIILFHRLAAEHMAPIVDIQVGRVSKLLKDRKIQLDLTDAARAWLGRVGYDPVYGARPLKRAVQRYLQDPLADLILRGAVKDGSTVKIDEGDGALALTVA; translated from the coding sequence ATGAACCTCGAGAAATTCACCGACCGCGCCAAGGGTTTCCTCCAGTCGGCGCAGACCGTCGCGATCCGGATGAGCCATCAGCGGATTTCGCCCGAGCATATCCTGAAGGCGCTGCTCGAAGACGAGCAGGGCATGGCAAGCGGCCTGATCCAGAAGGCGGGCGGCGATGCCAAGCGCGCGCTGAGCGAGACCGACCTGGCGCTGTCGAAGATTCCCGCCGTCTCGGGCGGCGGCGCGCAGCAGACGCCGGGGCTCGACAACGACACGGTGCGCGTGCTCGACCAGGCCGAGCAGATCGCGGGCAAGGCGGGCGACAGCTTCGTCGCTGTCGAGCGGCTGCTCGTCGCGCTGGCACTCAGCCTCAACACCGCGGCGGGCAAGGCGCTGCAGGCGGCGGGCGCCAAGCCCGAGGCGCTCAACGCGGCGATCAACCAGCTGCGCGGCGGGCGCACCGCCGACACCGCCGGCGCCGAGGACCGGTATGACGCGCTCAAGAAGTTCGCGCGCGACCTGACCGAGGCGGCGCGGGCCGGCAAGCTCGATCCGGTGATCGGCCGCGACGAAGAGATCCGCCGCACGATCCAGATCCTGGCGCGGCGCACCAAGAACAATCCGGTGCTGATCGGCGAGCCCGGCGTCGGCAAGACCGCGATCGCGGAAGGGCTGGCGCTGCGCATCGCCAATGGCGACGTGCCCGACAATCTCAAGAACCGTACCTTGATGTCGCTCGACATGGGCTCGCTGATCGCCGGCGCGAAATATCGCGGCGAGTTCGAGGAGCGGCTCAAGGGCGTGCTCGACGAAGTGAAGGCCGGCGAAGGCGACATCATCCTGTTCATCGACGAGATGCACCAGCTGATCGGCGCCGGGAAGACCGAGGGCGCGATGGACGCCGGCAACCTGCTCAAGCCCGCGCTGGCGCGCGGCGAGCTCCACTGCATCGGCGCGACGACGCTCGACGAGTATCGCAAATACGTCGAGAAGGACCCGGCGCTGCAGCGGCGGTTCCAGCCGGTGTTCGTCGGCGAGCCGACGGTCGAGGACACGATCTCGATCCTGCGCGGGCTGAAGGAGAAGTACGAGCTGCACCACGGCGTGCGCATCACCGATGCCGCGCTGGTTTCGGCGGCGACGCTCTCCAACCGCTACATCACCGACCGCTTCCTGCCCGACAAGGCGATCGACCTGATGGACGAGGCGGCCTCGCGCATCCGCATGGAGGTCGAGTCCAAGCCCGAGGAGATCGAGAATCTCGATCGCCGCATCATCCAGCTCAAGATCGAGCGCGAGGCGCTGAAGAAAGAAACCGACGAAGCTTCGCGCGACCGGCTGGCGAACCTAGAAGAGGACCTCGCCAATCTCGAGCAGCAGTCCGCCGAACTGACCGGCCGCTGGCAGGCGGAGAAGGACAAGATCGCGGGCGAATCCAGGCTCAAGGAGCAGCTGGAAGCGGCCAAGATCGAGCTCGAACAGGCGCAGCGCGGCGGCGACCTCGCGAAGATGAGCGAGCTCAGCTACGGCACGATCCCGGCGCTGACCAAGCAGCTGGAAGAAGCGCAGTCGACCACCAAGGGCGCGATGCTGCGCGAGGAAGTGACCAGCGAGGACATCGCCGCGGTGGTCGCGCGCTGGACGGGCATTCCGGTCGACAAGATGCTCGAGGGCGAGCGCGAGAAGCTGCTCGCCATGGAAGAAGTGCTCGGCAAGCGGGTGATCGGCCAGGCCGATGCAGTGAAGGCCGTGTCGACCGCGGTGCGGCGTTCGCGCGCGGGCCTGCAGGATCCGAACCGGCCGCTGGGCTCGTTCCTGTTCCTGGGACCGACCGGCGTCGGCAAGACCGAGCTGACCAAGGCGCTGGCCGAGTTCCTGTTCGACGATTCCAACGCGATGGTGCGCATCGACATGAGCGAGTTCATGGAGAAGCACTCGGTCGCGCGGCTGCTCGGCGCCCCTCCCGGTTATGTCGGCTATGAGGAAGGCGGCGTGCTGACCGAGGCGGTGCGGCGGCGGCCCTATCAGGTCGTGCTGTTCGACGAAGTCGAGAAGGCGCATGGCGACGTGTTCAACGTGCTGCTCCAGGTGCTCGACGATGGCCGTCTTACCGATGGCCAGGGGCGCACGGTCGACTTCTCGAACACGATCGTGATCCTGACCTCGAACCTGGGCAGCCAGTTCCTCACCAATCTCGGCGAGGGGCAGAGCGTCGACAGCGTCGAGCCGCAGGTGATGGAAATCGTCCGCGCGCATTTCCGCCCGGAATTCCTCAACCGGCTCGACGAGATCATCCTGTTCCACCGGCTGGCCGCGGAGCACATGGCGCCGATCGTCGACATCCAGGTCGGCCGCGTGTCCAAGCTGCTGAAGGACCGCAAGATCCAGCTCGACCTGACCGACGCCGCGCGCGCCTGGCTGGGCCGGGTGGGCTATGACCCGGTCTATGGCGCGCGGCCGCTGAAACGCGCGGTGCAGCGTTACCTCCAGGATCCGCTGGCGGACCTGATCCTGCGCGGTGCGGTGAAGGACGGGTCGACGGTGAAGATCGACGAAGGCGACGGCGCGCTGGCGCTCACGGTGGCCTGA
- the xseA gene encoding exodeoxyribonuclease VII large subunit, protein MSDPFSDTPARLVAEPVPGDNAPALSVSELSLALKRMVEGEFGHVRLRGEISGWKRAASGHAYLALKDADAVIDGVIWRGAASAIPFAPQDGLEVIVTGKLTIYPGRSKYQIVIERMELAGEGALMALFEKLKAKLAGEGLFDRERKQPLPYMPRTIGVITSPTGAVIRDILHRLADRFPSHVLVWPVKVQGDGAAQEVANAIRGFDALGEGSAVPRPDLLIVARGGGSIEDLWAFNEEAVVRAVAACRIPVISAVGHETDTSLCDYAADLRAPTPTAAAEIAVPVLADVRHTVATLAHRTERCVRRYHERAGERLAALVRVLPRRDALLGPQRQKMDDLGGRLDRALERRVTLARGVLDRSAGALRPAMLDQRLASARQKLDGIGRHLDLVHPNRPLEKGYAWVEARGTKKVIGTAEAARAAGAVTLHFIDGAVDARLERPAGKSYDAPKPEQPSLL, encoded by the coding sequence ATGAGCGACCCCTTCTCCGATACGCCAGCGCGGCTCGTAGCCGAGCCGGTGCCGGGCGACAACGCACCGGCGCTGTCGGTCAGCGAATTATCGCTGGCGCTCAAGCGCATGGTCGAGGGCGAGTTCGGCCATGTCCGCCTGCGCGGCGAGATCTCGGGTTGGAAGCGCGCGGCATCGGGCCATGCCTATCTGGCGCTTAAGGACGCCGACGCGGTGATCGACGGGGTGATCTGGCGCGGTGCCGCCAGTGCGATCCCGTTCGCGCCGCAGGACGGGCTGGAGGTGATCGTCACCGGCAAGCTGACCATCTATCCGGGCCGCAGCAAATATCAGATCGTCATCGAGCGGATGGAACTCGCCGGCGAAGGCGCGCTGATGGCGCTGTTCGAGAAATTGAAGGCCAAGCTGGCCGGCGAAGGCCTGTTCGATCGCGAGCGCAAGCAACCCTTGCCCTATATGCCGCGCACGATCGGCGTGATCACCTCGCCCACCGGCGCGGTGATCCGCGACATTCTCCACCGCCTCGCCGATCGCTTCCCGAGCCATGTGCTGGTCTGGCCGGTCAAGGTGCAGGGCGACGGAGCGGCGCAGGAAGTGGCGAACGCGATCCGCGGCTTCGACGCACTGGGGGAGGGCAGCGCGGTGCCGCGCCCCGACCTGCTGATCGTCGCGCGCGGCGGCGGCTCGATCGAGGATCTCTGGGCGTTCAACGAGGAAGCCGTGGTCCGCGCCGTTGCCGCCTGCCGCATCCCGGTGATCTCCGCCGTCGGCCACGAGACCGATACGAGTCTCTGCGACTATGCCGCCGACCTGCGCGCGCCGACCCCCACTGCCGCCGCCGAGATCGCGGTGCCCGTGCTGGCGGACGTGCGCCACACCGTCGCGACGCTCGCGCACCGCACCGAGCGCTGCGTGCGCCGCTATCATGAGCGCGCCGGCGAGCGGCTGGCGGCGCTGGTCCGCGTGCTGCCCAGGCGCGACGCGCTGCTCGGCCCCCAGCGCCAGAAGATGGACGATCTCGGCGGCCGGCTCGATCGCGCGCTCGAACGCCGCGTCACGCTCGCGCGCGGCGTGCTCGATCGCTCTGCCGGTGCGCTGCGCCCGGCGATGCTCGACCAGCGCCTCGCTTCCGCGCGCCAGAAGCTCGACGGGATCGGCCGCCACCTCGATCTCGTCCACCCCAACCGTCCGCTCGAAAAGGGCTATGCCTGGGTCGAGGCGCGCGGGACGAAGAAGGTGATCGGCACCGCCGAGGCGGCGCGCGCCGCGGGTGCCGTGACGCTCCACTTCATCGACGGCGCGGTCGATGCCCGCCTTGAGCGCCCGGCCGGCAAATCCTATGATGCGCCCAAGCCCGAACAGCCCAGCCTGTTATGA
- a CDS encoding DUF2093 domain-containing protein translates to MLMSNPVARAARLHFMANGFRVLTPGDHVVCAVTGEKVPLERLRYWSVARQEPYASAEVAMQAMRG, encoded by the coding sequence ATGCTGATGTCGAACCCCGTCGCCCGCGCCGCGCGCCTGCATTTCATGGCGAACGGCTTCCGCGTGCTGACGCCCGGCGATCATGTCGTCTGCGCGGTCACCGGCGAGAAGGTGCCGCTCGAGCGGCTGCGCTACTGGAGCGTCGCGCGGCAGGAGCCCTATGCCTCCGCCGAGGTCGCCATGCAGGCGATGCGCGGCTGA
- a CDS encoding TonB-dependent receptor has product MKNTQINLRGGTAVSALVLAGMLFATPAMAQDTTSGTAATPSTPATTDQQTSDDSNSIVVTGSLFRRTDTETTSPVTVLSSEDLQSKGITNTADAIRSISADNSGSIPTAFAAGFGSGSAAVSLRGLTVNSTLVLIDGIRTTNYPYADDGQRAFVDLNSIQRSTIDRIEVLKDGASSTYGADAIGGVVNIITRKEIKGIEGTAEGGVSRYGDGGEQRLSLTAGFGDLAEKGFNFYVSGEYEHDSLISVADRGFPYNTEDLSSIGGDNLNFGSPLFGAFGGRNAGITAVVRPARETTAGNIFSGQYIPDPATGADQLPFATRILSPNGQCTGTQITHTDGTGSYCEWNYAPYNTIQPEQTRYGGTAKLTANIGSNAQAYLTGTYYYSKVFSTANSFTARQRNPINTTNIVLPALLSNGSVNPYNPYAVAGCVEAVTCVDAQLAYNFGDIPNTATTINKLYRIAGGINGSFGDGWTYSFDATYAKSDLDGINQGYINIAGLENAINNGTYNFLNPSLNTQAVRDQVSPMAETKANSSLLMAQGVVTKDLFQLPGGALQLGVGGSIRRETLDNPNANANQAFLGLNAVTASGKRTITAAFFEFNAPILKSLEINGSGRYDHYSEGFNNFSPKVGIKFKPIPQLAVRGTYSRGFRAPSFAESFNGAVIGYTSATPPADVVAEHGNNAYVQSYSLGFNSASNPNLKPEKSRSFTAGAIFEPVRWLSFTVDYYNIKKTDVIAGGPLAGEAIDDYYSGTPLPAGYSVVLDDPDPQHPTARRKVLIVNSPYANASALLTSGLDVSATAKFNISPGFKWTSSVEATEIFEYNFKPSDTSPYDHYVGTQAPYVTSSGAGTPRWRGNWSNSFEIGDLTLTGTAYYTSGYKSVAEDQVGHGATTCADNLYGGSDPNFGCYAKHFITFDLVGQYKVNSQFTFYANVINLFDASAPLNPANYAGINYNPTYTQPGIVGRFFRAGANFKF; this is encoded by the coding sequence ATGAAGAACACGCAGATCAACCTGCGCGGAGGCACTGCGGTGTCCGCGCTGGTTTTGGCGGGTATGCTTTTCGCCACTCCGGCTATGGCGCAGGATACCACGTCCGGCACTGCCGCAACGCCGTCCACCCCGGCTACCACCGATCAGCAGACCTCCGACGATTCGAACTCGATCGTCGTCACCGGCTCGCTGTTCCGCCGCACCGACACCGAGACCACCTCGCCGGTCACCGTGCTGAGCAGCGAAGACCTGCAGAGCAAGGGCATCACCAACACCGCCGATGCGATCCGCTCGATCTCGGCGGACAATTCGGGCTCGATCCCGACCGCGTTCGCCGCGGGCTTCGGCTCGGGCTCGGCCGCCGTCTCGCTGCGCGGCCTGACGGTCAACTCGACGCTGGTGCTGATCGACGGCATCCGCACCACCAACTATCCCTATGCCGATGACGGCCAGCGCGCGTTCGTCGACCTCAACTCGATCCAGCGCTCGACGATCGACCGCATCGAAGTCCTGAAGGACGGCGCCTCGTCGACCTATGGCGCGGACGCGATCGGCGGCGTGGTCAACATCATCACGCGCAAGGAAATCAAGGGCATCGAAGGCACCGCCGAAGGCGGCGTCTCGCGCTACGGCGATGGCGGCGAGCAGCGCCTCAGCCTCACCGCCGGCTTCGGCGACCTCGCCGAGAAGGGCTTCAACTTCTACGTCAGCGGCGAGTACGAGCATGACTCGCTGATCTCGGTCGCCGACCGCGGCTTCCCCTACAACACCGAGGACCTGTCCTCGATCGGCGGCGACAACCTGAACTTCGGCTCGCCGCTGTTCGGTGCGTTCGGCGGCCGCAACGCGGGCATCACCGCAGTCGTCCGTCCGGCGCGCGAGACCACCGCGGGCAACATCTTCTCGGGCCAGTACATCCCCGATCCGGCGACCGGCGCCGATCAGCTGCCCTTCGCCACGCGCATCCTGAGCCCGAACGGCCAGTGCACGGGCACGCAGATCACGCACACCGACGGCACCGGCAGCTATTGCGAGTGGAACTACGCGCCGTACAACACGATCCAGCCCGAGCAGACCCGCTACGGCGGCACCGCGAAGCTGACCGCGAACATCGGCAGCAACGCGCAGGCCTACCTGACCGGCACCTATTACTACAGCAAGGTCTTCTCGACCGCGAACTCGTTCACCGCGCGCCAGCGCAACCCGATCAACACGACCAACATCGTGCTGCCGGCGCTGCTCTCCAACGGCTCGGTCAACCCGTACAACCCCTATGCCGTCGCCGGCTGCGTCGAAGCGGTGACCTGCGTCGATGCGCAGCTTGCCTATAATTTCGGCGACATCCCGAACACCGCGACGACGATCAACAAGCTCTATCGCATCGCGGGCGGCATCAACGGCTCGTTCGGTGACGGCTGGACCTATTCGTTCGACGCGACCTACGCGAAGAGCGACCTGGACGGCATCAACCAGGGCTATATCAACATCGCGGGCCTCGAGAACGCGATCAACAACGGCACCTACAACTTCCTCAACCCCTCGCTGAACACCCAGGCGGTGCGCGATCAGGTTTCGCCGATGGCGGAGACCAAGGCCAATTCGAGCCTGTTGATGGCGCAGGGCGTGGTCACCAAGGATCTGTTCCAGCTTCCGGGCGGCGCGCTGCAGCTCGGCGTCGGCGGGTCGATCCGTCGCGAGACGCTCGACAATCCGAATGCCAATGCCAACCAGGCGTTCCTCGGCCTCAACGCGGTCACCGCGTCGGGCAAGCGGACGATCACGGCGGCCTTCTTCGAGTTCAATGCACCGATCCTGAAGAGCCTCGAGATCAACGGTTCGGGCCGCTACGATCACTATTCGGAAGGGTTCAACAACTTCTCGCCGAAGGTCGGCATCAAGTTCAAGCCGATCCCGCAGCTGGCAGTCCGCGGTACCTATTCGCGCGGCTTCCGTGCGCCGAGCTTCGCCGAGTCGTTCAACGGCGCGGTGATCGGCTACACCAGCGCGACCCCGCCGGCGGATGTCGTCGCCGAGCATGGCAACAACGCCTATGTCCAGTCCTACTCGCTGGGCTTCAACAGCGCGTCGAACCCGAACCTGAAGCCTGAAAAGTCGCGCAGCTTCACCGCCGGTGCGATCTTCGAGCCGGTCCGCTGGCTGAGCTTCACGGTCGACTATTACAACATCAAGAAGACCGACGTGATCGCCGGCGGCCCGCTCGCGGGCGAAGCCATCGACGATTACTACAGCGGCACCCCGCTGCCGGCGGGCTATTCGGTCGTCCTCGACGATCCGGATCCGCAGCACCCGACGGCGCGCCGCAAGGTGCTGATCGTGAACTCGCCTTATGCCAACGCGTCGGCGCTGCTCACCTCGGGCCTCGATGTCTCGGCCACCGCGAAGTTCAACATCTCGCCGGGCTTCAAGTGGACGAGCTCGGTCGAGGCGACCGAGATCTTCGAGTACAACTTCAAGCCGTCCGACACCTCGCCCTATGATCACTATGTCGGCACCCAGGCGCCGTACGTGACCTCATCGGGTGCGGGCACGCCGCGCTGGCGCGGTAACTGGTCGAACAGCTTCGAGATCGGCGATCTCACGCTCACCGGCACGGCCTATTACACCAGCGGCTACAAGTCGGTGGCGGAAGACCAGGTCGGCCACGGCGCGACGACCTGCGCCGACAACCTCTATGGCGGCAGCGATCCGAACTTCGGCTGCTACGCCAAGCACTTCATCACGTTCGACCTGGTCGGCCAGTACAAGGTCAACAGCCAGTTCACTTTCTACGCGAACGTGATCAACCTGTTCGATGCCAGCGCGCCGCTCAACCCGGCCAACTATGCCGGCATCAACTACAACCCGACCTACACCCAGCCGGGCATCGTCGGTCGCTTCTTCCGCGCGGGCGCGAACTTCAAGTTCTAA
- a CDS encoding HD-GYP domain-containing protein, whose amino-acid sequence MLKRIPPGQVKLGMFIHGFEGSWLTHPFWRSRFLLERASDLALLHASEVPAVIIDVSRGLAPDAPAETAPHPVAIRAPVSAEHPTPDAAPSPWTAEGSPDAQKADREAARRTIAEARLVVQGIYENAGKGLPIDADEAGPVVAEIADCVARNPAMFIDMARLKSKDEYTYLHSVSVCGLMVNLAREIGLDEAKVRAMGLAGLLHDVGKMSVPAEVLNKPGRLNEDEFALIRQHPENGHVMLYGGKGVNQEALDVCLMHHEKMDGTGYPFGLEGRAISLAARMGAICDVYDALTSDRIYKERWTPLRAVTEMHSWTGHFDPALLFAFCHSIGVAPTGMLVRLRSGRLGVVLPDGTHGTRSKIRAFHSIQTHRSVPLEDLFKGVSDVVTGFENPADWGFTQWDAAVRKLIEGHPVAPDAPARH is encoded by the coding sequence AAGCTTGGGATGTTCATCCATGGGTTCGAGGGCTCGTGGCTGACGCATCCCTTCTGGCGTTCGCGGTTCCTGCTCGAGCGCGCTTCCGATCTGGCGCTGCTCCATGCGAGCGAAGTGCCCGCGGTGATCATCGATGTCTCGCGCGGCCTCGCGCCCGATGCGCCCGCCGAGACCGCGCCGCACCCCGTTGCCATCCGCGCGCCCGTCTCCGCGGAGCACCCCACGCCCGATGCGGCGCCGTCGCCCTGGACGGCCGAGGGCTCGCCCGATGCCCAGAAGGCGGATCGCGAGGCCGCCCGCCGCACGATCGCCGAGGCGCGGCTCGTCGTTCAGGGAATCTACGAGAATGCCGGCAAGGGCCTGCCGATCGACGCAGACGAGGCCGGTCCGGTCGTCGCCGAGATCGCCGACTGCGTCGCGCGCAACCCGGCGATGTTCATCGACATGGCGCGGCTCAAGTCGAAGGACGAATATACCTATCTCCACTCGGTGTCGGTCTGCGGACTGATGGTCAACCTGGCGCGCGAGATCGGGCTCGACGAAGCGAAGGTGCGCGCGATGGGGCTGGCCGGCCTGCTCCACGATGTCGGCAAGATGAGCGTGCCCGCCGAGGTGCTCAACAAGCCCGGCCGGCTGAACGAGGACGAGTTCGCGCTGATCCGGCAGCATCCCGAGAACGGGCATGTGATGCTCTATGGCGGCAAGGGCGTGAACCAGGAGGCGCTCGATGTCTGCCTGATGCATCACGAGAAGATGGACGGCACCGGCTATCCCTTCGGGCTGGAGGGCAGGGCGATCAGCCTGGCGGCACGGATGGGCGCGATCTGCGACGTCTATGACGCGCTCACCTCGGACCGGATCTACAAGGAGCGCTGGACGCCGCTGCGCGCGGTGACCGAGATGCACAGCTGGACCGGCCATTTCGATCCCGCGCTGCTCTTCGCCTTCTGCCACAGCATCGGCGTCGCGCCGACGGGGATGCTGGTGCGGTTGCGCTCGGGCCGGCTCGGCGTGGTCCTGCCCGACGGCACGCACGGCACGCGCAGCAAGATCCGCGCCTTCCACTCGATCCAGACGCACCGCTCGGTTCCGCTCGAGGACCTGTTCAAGGGCGTGAGCGACGTGGTGACCGGCTTCGAGAACCCCGCCGATTGGGGCTTCACCCAATGGGACGCGGCGGTGCGCAAGCTGATCGAGGGGCATCCGGTGGCGCCGGACGCGCCGGCCCGCCACTAG